Proteins encoded by one window of Bacteroidia bacterium:
- a CDS encoding ATP-binding protein, producing the protein MKKQVLIFIFCLVCALVKGDAKQFYSVFDRKDLPVFSRPFFVTVTADPVALKSAEKLLDDAMMNKRQLEIFQFANNAGYYNLLNGDFIQALKFLQIAVNHKPQHKDAASAMAQYAFALDVAGRHEQAFTIYNELLEKDLTNSAQIKAYVQAMAGLIFLQHADTVSAKTLLGSAWHYFSDKNFLLQQYYLFERMGDIDLVAKRFSSASVNYLQQLKYATKLNNKTFQALATRNLGLCYLKHDDYLKAVTYFKQSLEFRDNVLLQKLLKDTYLKIVTISSFNNDFTKADRYHELYRQLKASETVVKETAALQAEKEKILFLLSQSASNENNIVSRQEYELSQQLTTLDIERQNKEKALEELTLAEAQKKLKELELDKIAGEKIKQEAELAKKELQISKQKEFRNILLGISGLIVLGIIFLINRYRLKRKSLEQLRQAHQELRQAHEQLKQTQEQLVQSEKMASLGQLTAGIAHEIQNPLNFVNNFSTLSMDMIDDYIKNKDEALLDELKSNLKRINHHGGRVSSIVKGMLLHSRSKTAEKELSDINILVDESLALAFHGKKSTEADFYCHIEKDFDVTAPAIKVLPQELRRVIINLINNAFYAVHERTVKSNANKQEIKYKPQVSVTTHVAGQFLEIAITDNGTGIPDAIKDKIYNPFFTSKPTGKGTGLGLSVSFDIIEKQHGGKLKFESEQGVGTVFTISLPLITPPDLKQSNGDIKKSVI; encoded by the coding sequence ATGAAGAAGCAAGTTTTAATTTTTATTTTTTGTCTCGTTTGCGCTCTTGTTAAAGGTGATGCAAAACAATTTTATTCTGTATTTGACCGAAAAGATTTACCTGTTTTTTCAAGACCATTTTTTGTAACTGTAACTGCTGACCCGGTTGCATTAAAGTCTGCCGAAAAATTGTTAGACGATGCAATGATGAACAAACGACAATTGGAAATTTTCCAATTCGCCAATAATGCCGGATACTATAATCTGCTCAATGGTGATTTTATTCAGGCTTTGAAATTTTTGCAAATAGCAGTTAATCATAAGCCGCAGCATAAGGATGCAGCATCAGCTATGGCACAGTATGCATTTGCACTTGATGTTGCAGGCCGTCACGAGCAGGCATTCACTATTTATAATGAATTGCTTGAAAAAGATTTAACCAACTCAGCACAAATAAAGGCCTACGTACAGGCAATGGCAGGTTTGATTTTTCTTCAACATGCTGATACGGTTTCGGCAAAGACATTACTCGGTAGTGCATGGCATTATTTTTCAGACAAAAACTTTTTGCTTCAACAATATTATCTGTTTGAACGTATGGGAGACATTGATCTTGTTGCCAAACGATTTAGTAGTGCATCAGTTAATTATCTGCAACAATTAAAGTATGCCACCAAGTTAAATAATAAAACATTTCAGGCATTGGCTACTCGAAATTTGGGATTATGTTATCTCAAACATGATGATTATTTGAAGGCTGTAACTTATTTCAAACAAAGTTTGGAGTTTCGAGATAACGTTCTTTTACAAAAATTGTTAAAAGACACATATCTTAAAATTGTCACTATAAGCAGTTTTAATAATGATTTTACAAAAGCCGACCGTTATCATGAGTTATATAGGCAGCTAAAAGCCAGCGAAACAGTTGTGAAAGAAACAGCAGCATTGCAGGCAGAAAAAGAAAAAATTCTGTTTTTATTAAGTCAATCGGCCAGTAACGAAAACAATATAGTTTCGAGGCAGGAGTATGAGCTTAGTCAACAATTAACTACCCTTGACATTGAACGTCAGAATAAGGAGAAAGCTTTAGAAGAGTTAACTCTTGCCGAAGCGCAAAAAAAACTGAAGGAGCTGGAGTTGGATAAAATTGCAGGAGAAAAAATAAAACAAGAAGCCGAACTTGCAAAAAAAGAATTGCAAATCAGCAAACAAAAAGAGTTTAGAAATATACTTTTAGGTATTTCGGGATTGATTGTTTTGGGAATCATATTTTTGATAAACCGCTATAGACTTAAAAGAAAATCTTTAGAACAACTCAGGCAGGCACATCAGGAGTTGCGACAGGCGCATGAACAACTAAAGCAAACACAGGAGCAGTTGGTGCAATCCGAGAAGATGGCATCTTTAGGTCAGCTGACGGCAGGCATTGCCCACGAAATTCAAAACCCACTGAATTTTGTAAACAACTTTTCTACTTTAAGCATGGACATGATTGATGATTATATAAAAAACAAAGATGAAGCTTTACTTGATGAGTTGAAATCGAATCTCAAACGTATCAATCATCATGGTGGAAGAGTTTCCTCTATTGTTAAAGGTATGTTGTTGCACAGCCGAAGTAAAACAGCCGAAAAAGAGCTATCAGATATTAATATTCTTGTTGATGAATCTTTGGCATTGGCTTTTCATGGCAAGAAATCCACAGAGGCAGATTTTTATTGTCACATTGAAAAAGATTTTGATGTAACAGCCCCAGCAATTAAAGTTTTACCTCAGGAGTTGCGAAGGGTAATTATCAATCTTATTAATAATGCATTTTATGCAGTTCATGAGCGTACTGTAAAATCAAATGCCAATAAGCAGGAAATAAAATATAAACCTCAGGTAAGTGTTACAACTCATGTTGCCGGACAGTTTCTTGAAATTGCAATTACTGATAATGGCACAGGAATACCTGATGCCATCAAGGATAAAATTTATAATCCGTTTTTTACATCAAAACCAACAGGTAAAGGTACAGGGCTTGGTTTGTCAGTAAGTTTCGACATTATTGAAAAACAACATGGAGGAAAATTAAAA